A genomic region of Pseudoalteromonas piscicida contains the following coding sequences:
- a CDS encoding vWA domain-containing protein, whose product MLIDFVLTLRRYGIKASLRELLDCLEALDKEVCFADLDGFYFLAKTIFVKDETLFDKFDRAFADYFEGIESIDLFSQLQQQQLPEDWLRKEFEKSLSEEEKAKLNAMGGLDKLLETLKARLAEQQKRHAGGNKWVGTGGTSPFGAYGYNPEGIRIGQDGNRHRKAVKVWDKRQYRNLDSNTDISSRNIKLALKQLRKFARSGASDQLDLNETIRATARQGGMLDVKMAPERHNSVKVLMLFDIGGSMDDHIQLCEQLFSAAHSEFKHLEFFYFHNCVYEHVWHDNDRRDSELLDTYQLINRYGSDYRLIFVGDATMGPYEITYPGGSVEHWNQEAGATWLNRLTNHFSKVAWLNPQPQSYWSYYHSIELINQLMQNRMYPLTIEGLSQAFKELS is encoded by the coding sequence ATGCTCATCGATTTTGTACTCACCCTTAGACGTTACGGTATCAAAGCGAGCCTGCGCGAATTACTAGACTGTTTAGAGGCGCTGGATAAAGAAGTTTGCTTTGCCGATCTAGACGGCTTTTACTTTTTGGCAAAAACCATCTTCGTGAAAGATGAGACCTTGTTTGATAAATTCGACCGTGCGTTTGCTGATTACTTTGAGGGAATAGAGTCAATAGACCTCTTCTCACAACTTCAACAGCAGCAATTGCCAGAGGATTGGTTGCGTAAAGAGTTTGAGAAATCACTGTCTGAAGAAGAAAAAGCCAAACTGAACGCCATGGGTGGACTCGATAAGCTCCTTGAAACGTTAAAAGCACGCTTGGCTGAGCAACAAAAACGTCACGCAGGCGGCAATAAATGGGTTGGTACAGGGGGCACCTCCCCCTTTGGCGCTTACGGCTATAATCCTGAAGGGATCCGCATTGGCCAAGATGGAAATCGCCACCGGAAAGCCGTAAAAGTATGGGATAAGCGGCAGTATCGTAATCTCGACAGTAATACCGACATCAGCAGCCGCAATATTAAGCTTGCACTCAAGCAATTGCGTAAATTTGCGCGCAGCGGAGCAAGTGATCAGCTCGACCTTAATGAAACTATTCGCGCAACCGCAAGACAAGGCGGCATGTTGGATGTGAAAATGGCTCCTGAGCGACATAACTCTGTGAAGGTATTGATGCTGTTTGATATTGGTGGCTCTATGGATGACCATATCCAGCTTTGTGAGCAACTATTCAGTGCCGCACACAGTGAATTTAAGCACCTTGAGTTTTTTTACTTTCATAATTGTGTGTACGAACATGTTTGGCACGATAATGACCGTCGTGACAGCGAATTACTTGATACTTATCAGCTAATTAACCGTTACGGCTCAGACTATCGGCTAATATTTGTTGGTGACGCGACAATGGGCCCCTATGAAATCACCTATCCCGGCGGTAGCGTAGAGCATTGGAATCAAGAAGCAGGCGCCACTTGGCTGAATCGTTTAACCAATCACTTCAGTAAGGTGGCTTGGCTTAATCCTCAGCCGCAAAGCTATTGGTCTTATTACCATTCAATAGAGCTAATAAATCAATTGATGCAAAACAGAATGTATCCGCTAACAATAGAGGGTCTAAGTCAGGCGTTTAAAGAATTGAGCTAA
- a CDS encoding DUF2947 domain-containing protein: protein MNYIALDDYKKAWVFKHKDLPIEESDLALIKPMSAARAAVLWSTMVSNEKDHPDFFDKTDWVGKADSWQETLNWEQPWEAGEAFPETIEQFLDWQANTTVYFCLSRDDVIETCFDVFKRCWQNFMFLTDGSFLIGKKRSSVVQFMAEGQAKLGTKP, encoded by the coding sequence ATGAATTATATTGCGCTGGACGATTATAAGAAAGCTTGGGTTTTCAAACATAAAGATCTTCCAATCGAAGAATCCGACCTGGCATTGATAAAACCAATGTCAGCGGCGCGCGCTGCGGTGCTTTGGAGCACTATGGTAAGCAACGAAAAAGATCACCCTGATTTCTTTGATAAAACAGATTGGGTTGGTAAAGCGGACTCATGGCAAGAAACCCTCAATTGGGAGCAGCCGTGGGAAGCAGGAGAAGCATTTCCTGAAACGATCGAGCAATTTCTTGATTGGCAAGCCAATACCACCGTGTATTTTTGTCTCTCTCGAGATGATGTGATCGAGACCTGCTTTGACGTGTTTAAGCGATGTTGGCAGAACTTTATGTTTTTGACTGACGGTAGTTTCTTAATAGGAAAAAAACGCAGTTCGGTAGTACAATTTATGGCTGAGGGGCAAGCAAAACTAGGAACCAAGCCGTAA
- a CDS encoding AAA family ATPase translates to MMFKGTDQYIATSALQQAVNAAIVLEKPLLIKGEPGTGKTLLAEELAKSLDTELIQWHIKSTTKAQQGLYEYDAVSRLRDSQLGDPRVNDVGNYIIKGKLWQAFTATKRPVLLIDEIDKADIEFPNDLLLELDKMEFHVYETNEQVKAKVRPIVIITSNNEKELPDAFLRRCFFHYIDFPSKEEMQQIVDVHFPHIKANLVQRALESFFQLRDTPNLKKKPSTSELLDWLKLLLAEDISPDALHDKSNQGGLMPLFGALLKNEQDVSLVEKLAFMSRR, encoded by the coding sequence ATTATGTTTAAAGGTACTGATCAATATATTGCTACCTCAGCTCTACAACAGGCCGTGAATGCGGCCATCGTTTTAGAAAAACCCCTCCTCATTAAAGGTGAGCCAGGTACAGGCAAGACCTTACTTGCCGAAGAACTGGCAAAAAGTTTAGATACCGAACTAATCCAATGGCATATAAAGTCAACAACCAAAGCCCAGCAAGGCCTGTACGAATACGATGCGGTCTCGCGTTTACGCGATAGTCAACTTGGCGATCCTCGCGTTAATGACGTTGGCAATTACATCATCAAAGGTAAGCTGTGGCAGGCATTTACCGCCACAAAGCGCCCCGTTCTGCTGATTGATGAAATCGACAAAGCCGATATTGAGTTTCCCAATGATCTACTGTTAGAACTCGATAAAATGGAGTTTCATGTCTACGAAACTAACGAGCAAGTAAAGGCAAAGGTGCGCCCCATCGTTATTATCACTTCAAACAATGAAAAAGAGCTACCAGATGCCTTTTTACGCCGCTGCTTTTTCCACTACATCGACTTTCCGAGCAAAGAAGAGATGCAGCAAATTGTAGACGTGCATTTTCCACATATTAAAGCAAATTTAGTACAACGAGCACTCGAAAGCTTTTTCCAATTACGCGACACACCAAACCTAAAGAAAAAGCCAAGTACGAGTGAGCTACTCGACTGGTTAAAACTACTATTAGCTGAAGATATTTCCCCTGACGCGTTGCATGACAAATCTAACCAAGGTGGCCTAATGCCGTTATTTGGTGCGCTACTTAAAAACGAGCAAGATGTTTCTTTGGTTGAGAAGCTCGCCTTTATGAGCCGCCGCTGA
- a CDS encoding response regulator transcription factor: protein MYQFLIADDHPLFREALKGALKAQFEGLEVFESENFDTTLSVLQQQEELDLLLLDLHMPGNGDLYGLIRIREDHPSLPVVVVSGSEDLSIISKVMGYGAMGFIPKAASVEQITEAIEQVLEGDTWLPEGMKDKVAELEGEDKELAQQVASLTPQQYKVLQYLHEGLLNKQIAYELNISEATVKAHITAIFRKLGVYNRTQAVLIASKLQLEPIEAND from the coding sequence ATGTATCAGTTTTTAATCGCGGATGATCATCCTCTATTTCGAGAGGCGCTTAAGGGGGCTCTAAAAGCGCAGTTTGAAGGACTAGAGGTATTCGAATCTGAAAACTTTGACACTACGCTCTCGGTCTTACAACAACAAGAAGAACTAGACCTACTCCTGCTCGATTTACATATGCCGGGCAATGGTGATTTATATGGACTAATTCGGATCCGTGAGGATCACCCAAGTCTTCCAGTTGTTGTGGTTTCGGGAAGCGAAGACCTCTCTATCATTTCTAAAGTGATGGGATACGGCGCGATGGGTTTTATCCCAAAAGCGGCGTCAGTAGAACAAATTACCGAAGCCATAGAGCAAGTGCTCGAAGGTGACACGTGGTTGCCTGAAGGCATGAAAGACAAAGTGGCTGAACTCGAAGGGGAAGACAAAGAGCTTGCCCAACAAGTGGCCTCGCTCACGCCACAGCAATATAAAGTGCTGCAATATTTACACGAAGGCTTGCTGAATAAGCAAATTGCCTATGAGCTAAATATTTCAGAGGCAACGGTGAAAGCACATATCACCGCTATCTTCAGAAAGTTGGGTGTCTATAACCGTACTCAAGCCGTATTGATTGCTTCAAAACTACAACTAGAACCTATCGAAGCGAATGACTAA
- the ispD gene encoding 2-C-methyl-D-erythritol 4-phosphate cytidylyltransferase yields MKRNDKLAVVIPAAGVGSRIQAQMPKQYIPLLGKPILVHTLEKLAGLECVSQFMVAVSKEDGYFSSALLPDSRFSHCEGGQERADSVLLALKALAPSRPDWVLVHDAARPLVALDDIHQLISQCINQQQGGILAAKVKDTIKRGAELVQETVPRASLWQAFTPQMFRYEELLAALELGLSQGAHITDEASAMELQNRPVQLIAARTDNIKITTPEDLPLAEFIIQQQGKQHD; encoded by the coding sequence ATGAAAAGAAACGATAAACTTGCAGTCGTCATCCCCGCAGCTGGGGTTGGCAGTCGTATACAGGCGCAGATGCCTAAACAATATATTCCACTATTAGGCAAACCGATTTTAGTACACACACTGGAAAAACTAGCCGGGCTTGAGTGCGTCAGTCAATTTATGGTCGCCGTTTCCAAAGAAGATGGATATTTTTCATCGGCGTTACTGCCTGATAGCCGTTTTAGCCACTGCGAAGGTGGACAAGAACGTGCCGACTCTGTTTTATTGGCGCTAAAAGCATTGGCACCAAGTCGCCCTGACTGGGTGTTAGTTCATGATGCAGCTCGACCTTTAGTAGCGCTGGATGATATTCATCAGCTGATTTCACAATGTATAAATCAACAGCAAGGTGGCATACTGGCTGCCAAGGTTAAAGATACCATCAAACGCGGTGCGGAGTTGGTACAGGAGACCGTACCTAGAGCGTCGTTATGGCAGGCTTTTACGCCTCAAATGTTTAGGTATGAAGAGTTATTGGCGGCATTGGAGCTTGGGCTTTCTCAAGGTGCACATATCACAGATGAAGCATCTGCGATGGAATTACAAAATCGGCCAGTCCAACTCATTGCCGCGCGTACGGATAACATTAAGATCACGACGCCGGAGGATTTACCTCTGGCGGAGTTTATAATTCAACAACAAGGTAAACAGCATGATTAG
- the ftsB gene encoding cell division protein FtsB, which produces MRFFQLALLVLALFIQYRLWFGHNGVEDYTRIKSVVKSHQETNANLSKRNKLLKADIDDLKLGLEGVEERARHELGMIKPGETFIRVLPKVPHEKKR; this is translated from the coding sequence ATGCGATTTTTTCAGTTAGCGCTGTTGGTTTTAGCGCTATTTATTCAGTACAGACTTTGGTTCGGCCACAACGGCGTGGAGGACTACACTCGGATAAAATCCGTGGTTAAATCGCACCAAGAAACCAATGCCAATCTCAGTAAACGAAATAAATTATTAAAAGCGGATATCGACGATTTAAAACTCGGCCTTGAAGGGGTTGAGGAGCGTGCTCGTCATGAGCTCGGCATGATTAAGCCTGGCGAAACTTTTATCCGTGTATTACCGAAAGTACCTCATGAAAAGAAACGATAA
- a CDS encoding DUF1653 domain-containing protein → MDITPGIYRHYKGKLYRVHALATHSETQEKQVVYQTLYGDMSFWVRPLEMFLEDVMVEGEAVPRFTLIETEAGLAAKS, encoded by the coding sequence GTGGATATCACACCTGGAATTTACCGCCACTACAAAGGAAAACTTTATCGTGTGCATGCTTTGGCAACGCACAGTGAAACACAAGAGAAGCAAGTGGTTTATCAAACCCTATATGGAGATATGAGTTTTTGGGTTCGACCACTTGAAATGTTTTTAGAAGACGTTATGGTCGAAGGCGAAGCGGTGCCTCGCTTCACCTTAATCGAAACCGAAGCAGGGTTGGCAGCGAAAAGCTGA
- the acs gene encoding acetate--CoA ligase codes for MSQSIYPVPEKIKNAALINDEQYQELYQKSVDDPAEFWKEHGQRLDWFKPYSKVKNTSFDKGHINIKWYEDGVLNASYNCIDRHLEKRADKIALIWEGDNPEQTENITYQQLHDEVAKLANGLKSLGVAKGDRVAIYMPMTPQAIYAMQACARIGAIHSVVFGGFSPSAIADRIKDSGAKVVITSDEGRRGGNCVPLKANVDEAVAQAGVTTIEHVIVHQLTGGDVEWNAHDVWWHELVADKPAECEPEMMNAEDPLFILYTSGSTGQPKGVVHTTGGYLVYASMTHEYVFDLQEDDIYWCSADVGWITGHSYIAYGPLVNGCTQVVFEGVPTYPTSGRMGEIVDKHGVTILYTAPTAIRALMAKGDEPTASSKRDSLRILGSVGEPINPEAWSWYYEQIGNSDCPIVDTWWQTETGGIMITPLPGATALKPGSATRPFFGIAPALFDAEGNTLTGATEGNLVILDSWPSQARTVYGDHERFEQTYFSVYPGVYFTGDGCRRDEDGYYWITGRVDDVLNVSGHRLGTAEIESALVAHEAVAEAAVVGYPHDIKGQGIYVYITPNEGVTVSDELTKEVRNWVRKELSPIATPDMIQWSPGLPKTRSGKIMRRILRKIAANEYQQLGDTSTLADPSVVDELIENRLNR; via the coding sequence CGCAGCATTAATCAACGACGAGCAATATCAAGAACTATATCAAAAGTCGGTTGATGACCCCGCAGAGTTTTGGAAAGAGCACGGTCAACGTTTAGATTGGTTCAAACCTTATAGTAAAGTTAAAAATACCTCATTCGACAAAGGCCATATCAATATTAAATGGTATGAAGACGGCGTATTAAATGCCTCTTATAACTGTATCGATAGACACCTCGAAAAGCGCGCCGATAAAATCGCATTGATTTGGGAAGGCGATAACCCAGAACAAACAGAAAATATTACCTACCAACAACTACACGATGAAGTCGCAAAGCTTGCCAATGGCCTTAAGAGTCTAGGAGTTGCAAAGGGTGACCGCGTCGCTATCTACATGCCGATGACTCCACAGGCGATTTATGCCATGCAGGCCTGTGCAAGAATTGGTGCTATCCATTCCGTTGTGTTTGGGGGCTTTTCACCTTCAGCGATTGCAGACCGTATCAAAGATTCTGGCGCCAAAGTTGTCATCACCTCAGATGAAGGTCGTCGCGGTGGTAATTGTGTGCCGCTTAAGGCAAATGTCGATGAAGCGGTAGCGCAAGCTGGCGTCACCACTATCGAGCATGTGATTGTACATCAATTAACAGGTGGCGATGTTGAATGGAATGCTCACGATGTATGGTGGCATGAATTAGTTGCTGATAAACCTGCCGAATGTGAACCTGAAATGATGAATGCGGAAGATCCGCTCTTTATTCTTTATACCTCGGGCTCTACCGGTCAGCCGAAAGGGGTAGTGCATACTACGGGTGGATACCTAGTGTATGCATCAATGACCCATGAGTATGTATTCGACCTTCAAGAAGATGATATTTACTGGTGTAGCGCGGATGTGGGCTGGATCACGGGTCACAGTTATATTGCTTATGGTCCACTAGTAAATGGTTGTACTCAAGTTGTATTCGAAGGCGTGCCGACTTATCCAACGTCTGGTCGCATGGGTGAAATCGTTGATAAACATGGTGTTACTATTCTCTATACTGCACCTACCGCGATCCGTGCGTTGATGGCGAAGGGTGATGAGCCGACAGCAAGTTCTAAGCGTGACAGTTTACGTATTTTGGGTTCGGTCGGTGAGCCAATTAATCCAGAGGCTTGGTCTTGGTATTATGAGCAAATTGGTAATAGTGATTGTCCTATCGTAGATACTTGGTGGCAAACCGAAACGGGCGGCATCATGATCACGCCACTACCTGGCGCTACTGCACTTAAGCCGGGTTCTGCGACCCGTCCATTCTTTGGTATTGCTCCTGCACTATTTGACGCGGAAGGTAATACGCTGACAGGCGCGACCGAAGGTAATTTGGTGATTTTGGATAGCTGGCCTTCACAAGCCCGTACGGTTTATGGCGACCATGAGCGCTTTGAACAAACGTACTTCTCCGTTTATCCTGGCGTTTATTTTACGGGCGATGGTTGTCGCCGTGATGAAGACGGTTACTACTGGATCACAGGTCGTGTGGATGATGTACTTAACGTTTCAGGTCACCGCCTCGGTACTGCTGAAATTGAAAGTGCGCTAGTCGCTCACGAAGCGGTTGCTGAAGCGGCTGTGGTAGGCTATCCACACGACATTAAAGGCCAAGGGATCTATGTCTATATCACGCCAAATGAAGGGGTAACGGTATCTGACGAGTTAACTAAAGAGGTGAGAAATTGGGTGCGTAAAGAGCTAAGCCCAATTGCAACCCCTGACATGATCCAATGGTCTCCAGGTTTACCTAAAACCCGCTCTGGTAAAATCATGCGCCGTATTTTGCGTAAGATTGCAGCCAACGAGTATCAACAGTTAGGTGATACTTCTACACTTGCCGATCCAAGTGTGGTTGATGAATTAATCGAGAATAGATTGAATCGTTAA